From Longimicrobiaceae bacterium:
CGATCCTCGTGTTCCGTGAATGGGTCGCGGTGCTTCGGCACCCCCAGAACTCCCGTCATCCTTCCCTGATCGACGACGAGGCCCGGGTGCCACACCGAGGCCCGTTCGAACGGTTGTTCGGCGCGGAAGCTACCACCGCGCCTGTCGCCGCGTCAACCCGCCCGCGGGTGCGCCGGAGCGGTGATCCTGCGCTGGGGAGGCTCCCGCAAGCACGGGGTTCTCACGCACGCGGGCCACGCCTTGACGCGACCAGCCGCTGGAACTCCTGAATGATCGGCATGCGGGCGTAGTGCGACGGGGTGAAGGCCATCCTCACGAAGTCTTCCTGCGCGACGCGTGCACCCGATCGCCCCTCCAGGTAGCCCTCGGACTCGAACCCGCGCTGCCAGTCGTCGATCAGCCGAACCAGTGCCCTCCCCCGTGAAGTCAACGGCGCGACGAACGTCGGCTGCATCTCCTGGCCGTACCAGTAGGTCAGGCAGTCCGAGACGTTGACGTCGGCCAGGTGCTGCTCGACCAGGAACAGGACATACCCGAAGAGAAAGTCGTGCTCCCCCGGTCCCACCCCGAGTCCCGCCTCAATCTCGGCGTCGGCAAGGATCTCGGTCGCGACTTCCACCGCAAGGTCCATCCCGAAGTAGACGGACCGCGCGATATTCGTCAGGCCGTTGGCGAACAGGTCGAAGTACGAAAGCGGGAATGAGGCGTTCCCCGAAGTGGCTGCCACCATCGTCCGAAGAACGTCGTCGATCGCCAGAAACGGGAGCGAAGATGCACCGACCGTGGAGAAAAGCTGCTCGCGAGTCGCATCCTGCAGCCGGTTTTGCTTCGGTACCGCTATGTACGCCGACGACGACCTTTCCGGGCTCCTGAGGGCCTGCCGCGCGTCGGCCCAGTACGTCGCGCCGTCCGCCGGAGAGTGCAGGAAGACGAGAACCGGGATCGGGAAGCGCTCCCAGTAGAATCTATGCTTCGGATCCGGGTAGAACCGCCATTCCCGCCCGTTGTCATGAAAGTACGAGAGGCCGCTCTTGACCTGCGCCGCCACCAGCTGGCCAATCGCCTCACCTGCGTCGTTGACGAACTCAATCTGCCCATCGATGCCGACGTCGGACGTTGTGGTCTCCCGCCAGATCAGCCCCAGCCGGTTGACCTCGGCCGCGACGGCGAGAATCCCAGCACGCTCCACGGCCAGGTTCTGCGGCGCCCTGGGCATCGGCATTGGCATTGGCTGCGGCGTACCTCCAGTCCAATCGGTCTGGCCCGTCAGACCTTGGGGTTGAGGGTCTCCACGACCTCGGTCCCATCGGTGTGCGGTACCAGGCGCATATCGCCGAAGATGTTGGGGGCCTCCGCCTGGAGGAGCCTCAGGACCACCGCGGTAAGGCGCCGGATCTCCCTGTCGGCCGACCCGCTTCCCCGCATCTCGCAGAAGTGACGCCAGGCGCGGGCGTTCCCCGTCGCTACGATCTTAGTCTCGGCTGCGTTCGGGAGCACGGAGCGCGATGCCTCCCGCGCGCGCTTCTTCCGCATCGTTGCCGGACCGTCGTCGCCTACCTTTTCCGTCAACTGGTCGAGAAGCCTTCTGTAAGCCCCCAGCGAGTGCTCGCACGCCTCCCTCCAGGTGTCGAACTCCGGAGTGCTCTCTTCGATCTCCGGGGGAAGGACGAAGCCGATCTGCGATTCGTCTACGTACCGTTGACTCAGCTGAGAGTATCCCATACCGGCTCTGTGCCGCACCAGCTCGTGCGTGAGCGAGCGGCTCACCCCCTCGATGAGCAGCGACCACACGGCGTGCTCCAGCACGCTTCCGTGCTTCACCTTGAGGATGTTCGCCAGGTACGACTCGTTGCTCGTGCGCCCCGGGATGGTGCGGTGCCCCCCCTCCAGCCCCGCGTCCTCGCCGAAGCTCAGGTAGCACAGCCGCCCCGCGAACTCCGCGACGACCTCGCCCGCGACCTCGCTGTCGCTCTCCCAGCGGATGTGCTCCGGGTAGACGAACTCCTGGCGGGCGATTACGGTGACGCGCGGCGCGCGGATGATCTGCATGCGGGGCCTCCGGGGTCGGGGTTCGAGAGCGCGGAAAGTAGATCGTCGGCCTCGCCGCCACAAGGCGCGGGGGAGGGGCGCCCCGGTTGCGCGGGCGGGGCCGCGGCGCGCATCTTCGCTCGCGTGCCACTTCCACCGGAGGATCGCCTTTGAGGATCGTCTCGCTGCTCTCCAGCGCCACCGAGATCGTCTACGCGCTGGGGCTCCAGGACCGGCTCGTCGGGATCTCCCACGAGTGCGACCATCCGCCGGAGGCGCTCCGCCTCCCGCGCGCCAGCCGCTCGCGCTTCGACCCGGCGGGTCTCACAAGCGGCGAGATCGACGCCGCGGTGCGCCGCTGCATGGCGGAGTTCGGGAGCGTGTACGAGGTGGACCGCGCCCTCCTGCGGGAGCTGCGCCCGGACCTCATTCTCACCCAGGGAGTGTGCGAGGTGTGCGCCGTCCCCACCGGCTCCGTGCAGGAGGCGGTGCGGGAGCTCCCTGGGGCGCCCGTGGTGCTGTCGCTGGACGCGCACACCCTGGACGGGATCCTGGAGACGGTGCGGCAGGTGGCGGAGGCGGCTGGGGAGCCCCGCGCCGGCGCGGAGGCCGTGGCGCGGCTGCGGGAGCGGATGGACGCCGTCGCGGAGCGGGTGGCGGGCCGTCCCGGTCCCCGGGTGCTCGCACTGGAGTGGCTGGATCCCCCGTTCGCGCCGGGGCACTGGGTGCCGGAGATGGTGGAGCGGGCCGGCGGCGAGTGCCTGCTGGGGAAGGCAGGGGGGCGCTCGCTGCAGGTGCCCTGGGGCGAGGTGGAGGGCCTGGACCCGGAGCTGCTGCTCCTCCTCCCCTGCGGCTACGACATGGAGCACGCCCGCGCCGACGCCGACCGCAGCCGGGAGCGCCTCCGCGCGCTGGCGGGCGGGGTGGCGGACGAGGGGAGGGCGTGGGTGGGGCACAGCGCCTTCTTCAGCCGCTCCGGGCCGCGCGTGGTGCGGGGGATCGAAGCCCTCGCCGCCGCGTTCCACCCGGACCGCTTCCCCGGCGCGGACAGCGCCGGGATCCTGGAGCGCTGGCGCTAGGGCCGGCGCGGCGCTTGCACCCGGCGGCGCGGAGCGGGCCGGCCGGCGGCGCGCCCACCCCCAGCGGAGGAGACGGAGCGGATGCGGCTTTCCACCCGTGTGCACGGATTCCTGGATTACCTGGTCGGCGCGCTCGTCGCCGCTTCCCCCTGGCTCCTCGGCTTCGCGCAGGGCGGGGCGGAGACCTGGGTCCCGGTGGCGGTGGGCGGAGGGGCGATCCTGTACAGCCTCTTCACCGACTACGAGCTGGGCGCGGTGAAGCGGCTGCAGATGACCGTGCACCTGTGGCTGGACGCCATCGGCGGGATCGTGCTGGCCGCCTCCCCCTGGGTGCTGGGGTTCGACGAGCGCGTCTGGATCCCGCACCTCGCCTTCGGGCTCTTCGAGGTCGCGACGGCGTTCGTGACCGACACCATCCCCTCATACGAGCGCCGCCGTGCCCGCCGGCCGTGAGCTGGGCCCCGGCGCGCCGCTCGACGTCGACGCCCTCCCGCTCCGGGCCGAGGTCCACGCCTGGGCGTCCGGCCCCAAGGGCGTGCACGCCGTCCCGGTGGACGAGGCGGTCCGCCTCTTCCGCGAGCGCTGCGGGCCGGGGCGGACCGAGCCGGCGGAGGAGGTGGTCTGGATCGACCTCGTCCGCCCGGAGGAGGCGGAAGCCGCGTTCCTGCGCGACACCCTGCACTTCCACCCGCTCGCGGTGGAGGACTGCATCCGCGGGCGGCAGCGCCCCAAGGTGGACCGCTACCCGGGCTACTTCTTCCTGGTCCTCTACGCCACCCGCATCAACCCCGACCGGGAGCGGATGGCGCTCAACGAGATCCACATCTTCCTCGGCGAGCGCTTCGTCGTCACCGTCCACGACCAGAAGATCGGGCAGGTGGCCGAGGTGGTGGCCCGCTGGCGCGCGGCGCCGGGCCACTTCCGCGACACGGGGGCCATCGCCCACGCGCTCCTGGACGGCATCGTGGACGGGTACTTCCCCGTGCTCGACCACTTCTCCGAGCGGCTGGAGGACATGGAGGAGGCCATGCTCGCCGACCCGGACCCCGGCGGCGGGCTGCACGACGTGCTCGGCGTTCGCCGCGAGCTGACGCTGTTCCGCCGGGTGGTGGCCCCGCAGCGGGAGCTGTTCACCTCGCTGCTGCGCCGCGACGTCCCGTTCCTGCGCCCGGAGCTGATCCCGTACTTCCAGGACGTCCACGACCACGTCATGCGCGTCACCGAGGAGATCGACGCGCTCCGCGAGCTGCTGGCGGCGGTGGTGGACGCGTACCTGTCGGCCGCGTCCAACCGGCTGAACCACACCATGCGGCTGATGGCGGCGTGGTCCATCATCCTCATGGCCATGGCGTGGATCGCCGGGATCTACGGGATGAACTTCGACGTGATGCCCGAGCTGCACTGGCCCCTGGGGTACGCCTGGGCCCTGGGGGTGATGCTGGTGGTGGGAGGGGGGCTGTTCACGTACTTCCGCCGCAGGCGCTGGATCTGAGGACCCCTTCCGGCGCTCCGGGCGCAGGACGGGTCACAGCGAGAGCTGCGCCCCGACGGTGAGGAAGACCTGGTTCGTCCACCCGCGGTCCCCGTCGAAGTTGGAGACGTAGCTGTTCGCGCCGTAGCGGATCGCCAGGTTGGGAGAGAACGCGATGCCGCTGGAGATCCCCAGGTTCAGGGCCAGGTCGGTGGGTCCCCCCTCGTAGCGGGCCTGGCCCACCCCCGCCTCCAGGGCCAGGGGGAGCATCCCCTCCGCGCCGCCGCGGGGGACCTGCGAGTAGGCCAGGCCGGCGCTCCAGTGCTCCACCGTGACGTGTTCGCCGTGCACGACCACCCCGAAGGGGAGCCGCCCCGTCACGCGGGGCGTGGAGCGCCGGAAGTCGCCGAAGGCGGACCACTGCGGCAGCAGCCGGAGCCCCGCGCGGGCTCCGAGCATCCAGTCGCCCTCCAGCCTGGCGTCCCGGGTGGGGAGCGTGCCGAAGAACCCGTAGCCGACGTACGGTTCCACCGACACCGACAGGAGCCTTCCCGGCGCCTGCGAAGCCGCGGGGAGGGCGGCGGCAGCGGAAAGGAGCACGGCCGCGAGGAGGGTGCGATGCGTCATGGGCTTGCTGGCTCCGGGTTCGGGTTGCGGCATCATCGCAGGTCCCGCCCACCCGCGCAAGCCGGATGCGGCGGAACGTTGACAGCCGGGGAGCGCCGCCGGAGATTTCACGCCCGTTCCCTCCACGCCCGGAAGCGCCCCGCGACGCCATGCAGCTCCAGCCGTCCTTTCCCGAGTTCCTGAGCGCGGCGCGCGAGGCGACGCTCGTCCCGGTGTCCCGGGAGTTCCTCTTCGACACCGACACGCCGGTCACCGCGTACCACAAGCTCGCCCGTCCCCCGTTCGGCTTCCTGCTGGAGTCGGTCGTGGGCGGCGAGCGCTGGGCGCGGTACACCTTCCTGGGGACGGAGCCCCGCTCCGCCTGGCGCCTGGTCGGAGACCGCATCGACCGCTGGACCCCCGGGGAGGGGTGGCGGGAGGGGGAGCGATCCCCCGACCCGCTCGCGGAGTTCGAGCGCCTGGTGGGGCGGTACGCCCCCGCCGAGGCGCCGGGGCTCCCCCGCTTCTGGGGCGGGGCGGTGGGGTTCTTCGGGTACGACGTGGTGCGCCACGTGGAGCGCCTCCCGGACGCCCCGGCCGAGGGGCTCGGCCTTCCCGACGCGCTCTTCATGCTCACCGGAGTGGTCGTCGCCATCGACAACCTCTTCGGGCGCGCGCGCGCGGTGGCGGGAGTGGAGACGGAGGGGGCGGACGAGGCGGAGCTGCGCCGCCGCTACGATGCCGCGGCCGCCGAGGTGGACGCCGCCGTCGAGCGCATCCGGCGGGGCGCGGCGCCCGCCCCGCTCTCCCTGGGGAGTCCCGCGGCCGAGGACCCGCCGTTCCGGAGCACCTTCACTCGGGAGGACTTCGAGGATTCGGTGCGCCGCGTGCAGGAGTACGTCCGCGCCGGGGACGCCTTCCAGGTGGTGCTGTCGCAGCGGCTCTCGCTCCCGCTGGAGGTCCCCTCGTTCGAGCTGTACCGGGCGCTCCGGACGCTGAATCCCTCGCCGTACCTCTTCTACCTGGACCTGGACGGCTTCCAGCTCGTCGGCTCGTCGCCGGAGGTGATGGTGCGCCTGGAGGAGGGAAAGGTGACGGTCCGCCCGATCGCCGGCACGCGGCGCCGCGGCGCGAGCGAGGAGGAGGACGCCGCGCTCGCCGGGGACCTCCTGGCCGACGCCAAGGAGAAGGCGGAGCACCTGATGCTCCTGGACCTGGGCCGGAACGACGTGGGGCGCGTGGCCCGCTACGGGAGCGTGCGCGTCCCCCAGCGGATGGCGATCGAGAAGTACTCCCACGTCCTGCACCTGGTCTCCACCGTGGAGGGCGACCTGCGCGACGGGCTCTCGGCCGTGGACGTGCTGCGCGCGTCGTTCCCGGCGGGGACGGTCTCCGGCGCGCCCAAGGTGCGCGCGATGGAGATCATCGACGAGCTGGAGCCCTCCCGGCGCGGGCCGTACGCCGGGGCCGTCGGCTACTTCGCGCACGGGGGGCGGACGATGGACACCGCCATCGCCATCCGCACCGTGGTGGTGCAGGGCGGACAGGCCCACGTGCAGGCAGGCGCAGGCGTCGTGGCCGACTCCGTTCCCGCTGCGGAGTACGAGGAAACCCTGAACAAGGCGCGCGCCCTCCTCCGGGCGATGCAGATGGTCGGTCACGCGGGCGGGGGCGGGGCTTGACACCCCACGTCTCGTCCGCAAATATTTAGCTGTTCCGGAAAACTCTGCCGTTGTTCCCTATCTCCTTCCTTTCGGTAGGGCGGCGCGCCGGGACTCGTTTCCTTCCCGTGGTTCGCAAATCCCGTCGGTTCGGCTCCATCGCAGGCCAGTAGCTGTATGTGTTCGCATAGCCAGCCGGGCGCTACCGCCCGCCACTCCATCCAGCAAGCAGCCAAGGAGGAGATTCCGCCGGACGTTTCGTCGTGAAGGGCCCCTGCGTTCTTCCGTTTCCGAAGGGAGCCCCCCACCTGCGGCGCCGCACCTCGCGGATGCCGTGTAAGCCGTCTTCCAGCCTGTTGGGTTATGAACCGCCACAACCAAGGAGAGCGGGAATGAGAACGATTCGTTGGCTCTGGATGGCCTGCCTGGCACTGACGCTCGCGCCTGCGTCGCTGCTGGGGCAGGAGCCGGTGACGATTTCCGGACGGGTCACGCGCGAGGGCGGGGCCGGCGTCGCGACCGCCTCCGTGCGCATCCCCGCGCTCAGCGTCGGGGTGGTTACGGGCGAGGACGGCACCTACCGTCTCGTGGTCCCGGGTGCGCGCGTGCGCGCCGGGCAGCAGGTGCAGCTCGTGGCGTCGCAGGTGGGCCTCGCGCAGCAGTCGCGGACCATCACGCTGACGCCGGGCGCCAGCCTCACGCAGAACTTCCAGCTCGCGGCCGACCCGCTGCAGCTTGAGGCCATCGTGGTCACGGGCGCGGGCACCGAGACCCGGGCCGAGCGCCTGGGCACGACGCGCGCCTCCGTCTCCGGCGAGGAGATCGCCCGCTCCGCCGAGCCCAACGTGGTGCAGGCGCTCGCCGGGCGCGTGGCGAACGTGCAGACCACCCAGCAGGGCGGTGAGGCCGGGGCGGGGACCGCGATCCGCATCCGCGGCACCACCACCATCTCCGGGACGGGCCAGCCGCTCTTCGTGGTGGACGGCATGCCGGTGAACAACGAGACCCGTGTCGCCGGAAACATCATTACTGGGGCTCAGTCGGCCCTTGCCGGCGGCGCGGTCTCCAACCCGATGATGGCGTTCAACCCGGACGACATCGAGAGCATCGAGATCCTCAAGGGGCCGGCTGCCACCTCCATCTACGGCGCGGCCGCGGGTGCGGGCGGGGCGATCCTGATCACCACCAAGCGCGGACGTCCGGGGCGGACCACCTACGCCCTGCGCTCCTCGCTCCAGACCGACCGGCCGCTCAACCTGGTCGAGACGCAGCGGACGTTCGGCGTCGGGACCCAGGGGAAGACGCCGACCACCTGCGTACCGGGCGGGCAGACGAACTGCTTCCTGAGCGCCGGCTTCTTCAGCTGGGGCCCGACGATCCCCGAGGGGACACCCACTTACGACCACATCGGCGAACTGTACGAGACCGGCCGGGCCTGGGAGAACAGCCTGTCCGTCTCCGGCGGGAGCGAGCGCACCACGTTCTACCTGTCCGGGAGCGCGCTCAACCACGACGGCTTCATCGTCACCGACAACGACAAGTACGAGCGCTACACGGTGCGCCTGAACGGCACCCACCGCATGCGCGACAACTTCAATGTCGGCGGGAACTTCTCGTACGCGCAGACCGACGGCTCGTTCATCGAGCGCGGCAACTCGGTCAACGGCCTCCTCCTGGGCGCCGGCCGCAGCCCGGCCGAGTTCAACAACAAGGAGTACCTGCACCCCGTCACCGGCTTCCACCGCAGCTGGCGCTTCCCCAACCCGGGCCCCACGGCGGAGGTCGCCAACCGCGGGTTCGACAACCCGTTCTACGCCATCAACGAGATCAAGAACCTGGCGCAGACCTACCGCACCACCGGGAACGTCAACCTCGACTGGCAGGCGCTCTCCTGGCTGGGCGTTCGGTACAACCTGGGCGTGGACTACACCAGCGACGACCGGATGAGCGGGTACCCGAAGCAGGTCTCGGGCGCCGAGTCGGGCGGCTCGCTGACCCGCTGGCAGTTCTACGACCGGGTGCTCGACCACAACCTGGTGGTCAACGCCGACTACTCGCTGGGGAACAACCTCGCCGGCACCATCAGCCTCGGCCAGAACCTGAACGAGTCCTATTTCCGCCAGGTGTACGTCACCGGCCGTGAGCTGATCGCCCCGACGCCGTTCAAGCTCGCGAACACCGTAACCCGCGACGCGCCGAACGACCTCGAGCAGCGCGGACGCCTGGAGGGGTACTTCGTGCAGGGCACGATGGACGTCGCCGACCAGCTCTTCCTGACGGCCGGCATCCGGAACGACGGCTCTTCGCGCTTCGGTCCCGAGACCAACCGTGCCTGGTACCCGCGTGCCCAGGCGGCGTGGAGCTTCTCCCGCACCTTCGGGCTCCCGGAGTCGCTGGTGAGCATCGGCAAGGCTCGCGTCGCCTACGGTGAGAGCGGTCAGCAGCCGGCGTTCTACCTGCAGCAGGACATCGTCACCGGCAACAACGTCGTCGACTTCAACCCGGGCTCCGTGCTCAACCCCACGCTGGGCGGCGTCGGCGGGCTGTACTCCGCGGCCAACCGTGGGAACCCGGGGATCAAGCCGGAGCGCGTCGGCGAGCTGGAGGCGGGGCTGGACCTGGGCCTGTTCAACGCCCGCTCCGACATCAGCGTCACGTACTACCGCCAGCACGGCGAGGACGTGATCCTCAACGTCCCGACCGCGCACTCCACCGGGTTCTCGGGCGTCGCGCTGAACGCCGCCGAGGTCGAGAACCGCGGCTGGGAGGCGAACCTCAATGTGCGCGCCGTCGAGACCCGCGACCTGACCTTCAACGTCGGGCTGCAGTGGGCGCGCAACCGGAACGAGCTCCTGAGCCTGGGCGACACCCTGGTGACGGTGGCGGGCTTCTTCCAGGCCCAGTCGTTCGGCGGCCGCACCACCAACGCCGTGGTCGGGCACCCGCTGGGCGTGTTCCGCGGGCAGGACTTCGCCCGCTGCGGGCAGGACACCCGCCAGTTCGTGGTGGACGCCTGCAAGGCGGCCAACGCCCCGAACGGCGCCCTCTACATCGCCGAGAACGGGTTCCCGATCCGCGACCCGGACGTCCGGGTAATCGGCGACCCCAACCCGGACTGGACCGGCGGTCTGAACGCGGAGCTGGGCTTCCGCGGCCTGCGGCTGAGCGCGCTGGTGGAGACCCGCCAGGGCGGCACCGTGCAGAACATGACCCGTGCCTCCATGTACCAGTACGGGACGCACAAGGACACCGAGATCCGCGGTCAGCAGCGCACCTTCGGCTCGGACTTCTTCCCGGGGGCGGTCGTCGGGCCGGGCGCCAACAAGCCGGTCGTCCTGGGTGAGAACTGGTTCAGCGGCTCCGGCCTCGGGCACATCGGCGGCCCCGCCGCGCAGTTCCAGGAGGACGGCTCCTTCACCCGTCTGCGCGAGGTGGCGCTGGCCTACACCTTCGACCAGCCGTGGGTGAAGCGCGCCACCGGGTTGAGCAGCATCGATGCCCGCGTCGCCGGCCGGAACCTGGCACTGTGGACCGAATACACGGGCTTCGACCCGGAGGTCAACGTCGGCGGCGCCTCGGTGGGGAACCGCGGGATCGACTGGTGGGTCAACCCCACCGCCCGCACCCTGGTCTTCTCCGTCGGCCTCAACTACTGAACAGGAGCGGTTGATCCATGCATAGATCGGCAAAGCTGGCGGGAGTGCTCGCCCTGAGCCTGGGGGTCGTCGGGTGCACCGACTTCCTCACCGGCCCGGGGCTCACTGAGAACCCCAACAACCCGACCACGGCGAGCGCGTCGCAGCTCTTCGTGGGCATCCAGGCCAACCAGTTCGTGCAGCAGGAGGGACAGCTGGCCCGCACTTCCGCCTACTACACGCAGCAGCTGTCCGGGACGAACAACCAGCAGGCGGACTACGGCAGCGCGTACACGATGGGCGAGTCGGAGTTCAACGGCTGGTTCGCCAACGTGTACGGGGGCGGTGGCCTGCTGGACATGCGGAGGGTGCAGGCGATGGCCCGCGAGGCCGGCGACCAGAAGCTGGAGGGGATCGTCAAGGTCTGGGAGGCGTTCACCATCGGCATGGCCGCCGCGGGCTGGGGAGACATCCCATACCGTGAGGCACTCGACCCCAACAACCCGACGCCGAACCTGGACCCGCAGCAGCAGGTGTACGCCGATGTCCAGAAGGTGCTGGACGAGGCCATCGCGCTCCTGGGCGGCCCCTCCACGATGCCCGCCAACGTGGACCTGGTGTACGGCGGGAACGCCGGCCGGTGGCGGCGCGCGGCGTACACCCTGAAGGCCCGTTTCCACATGCACACCGCCGAGCGGCTGGGGCGGCCCGCCTACGAGGCGGCGCTCGCGGCGGCGCAGCAGGGGATCAACGAGGCGCCCACCTCGGTCGCGGACGCGGTTCACGGGCGGGCGCCGGGCAACTTCCGCACGCTGCACGACAACGAGCTGACCAAGGCCAACATCTGGGCGCAGTTCCTGGGGGCCCGGCAGGACCTGACGGCGAACCGGGTGCTGATCGACATGCTCAAGGGCCGTGCGGGCGATCCGCGCCTGGCCGGGTACTTCGATCCCGCGGGCGACGGGCAGTACCGGGGCGCGGACCAGTTCGGGCGCACCAACTCGCAGCCCATGTCCACGGTGGACAAGGAGACCCGGCTGCAGTTCACCTTCCGGCAGCCCCTCGTGACCTGGGCGGAGACCCAGCTGATCATGGCCGAGGCCAAGTTCCGGCTGGGCGACCCGGTCGGGGCGCTCCAGAACGTGAACAACGTTCGTACCGCGCTCGGGATGCCGGCCCTCGCGGGTCCGATCACCTTCGAGCAGGTCGCGGAGGAGAAGTACATCGCGATGTTCCAGAACATCGAGGTGTGGAACGACTGGAAGCGGACCTGCTACCCGAAGCTGACGCCCGGCGGGCCGAACTTCACCTCCGCGTCGATGATCCCGGCGCGCTGGGTGTACGGCCTCACCGAGCGGCAGAACAACCCCAACATCCCGCTGCCGTCGAAGGCGCCGGCGCGGAACTGGAACGACCCGAACCCCTGCTGATCGTACCGCAGGCCGACGGAACGTAGCACGAACGGTCCGGCCACCCCAGGGGCAGCCGGACCGTTCCCCTTGCCCCTCCGATCGAACGACCATGCGAGACCTGTCTTCCCACGCGGAGCTTCCGCGCCCGGAGCGCCGACGGCTCGGGTGGATCCGGTGCGTGTCTGCACTCGTCCTCCCGTGCGTGCTCCTTTCCGGGTGCTTCAACAACGTGCCGCTGCAGGGGAACGACCCGGCCCCCCGGAGCCGGGTGGTCGTCCGGCTCACGCCGGGTGGCTCGGACGAGGTGGCGCGCCAGGTGGGGCCGCGGGTGGTGGCCATCGAGGGCGACGTCGGCGAGGTCCACGACGACGCCATCCAGATGTTCGTGCGGGTCACGGAGGAGCAGAGTGGCGTGGACGCTCCCTGGCGCGGCGAGTCGGTGACCATCCCCCGGTCCGCGATCGCCTCGGTGGAGGAGCGGACGCTGAGCCGCCGCCGCTCCATCCTGATGGTCGGGGCCATAGCGGTGGGCGCGATCCTCATCGCCCGGATCTTCGTGTCCGGATTTGCCGGGAGCGAGGATCCCGACCCCGGCGGCGGGACTCCTGCCCAGTAGCCCGCCCCACGAGCAGCCCACGGCGTCCGTCCCTCCCCGGGACGGGCGCCGTTTCCGTTGGAGCAGACGTAAACGAAAACGGGGCCGCTGCTTGCGTTCGGGGCGCCGGGCCGGCGCCCTGACGGGGCGGACCATGGTCCGAGTCTTGCGCCCGCCTGGGCCTCATGGCAGACGGCACGAAGTTCCCAAACGACCGCCGCAACAGACCGAACGACCGTCGGGGCACGCCCGACCGCCGGAACGGCCGCGGCCCCGGGGGCCCACTGGACGACCGGAAGACCCGGTTCTCGGTGGGCTACCTCGTCTTCGCCTTCATGGCGCTGGTGGCCATCAACTACCTGCTCGCGGGGCAGGGAGAGAAGGAGATCCTCTACAGCGAGTTCAAGGAGCAGGTCCGCGCCGGGCACGTGAAGGGGGTGCGCCTGGGCGAGGCGGTCATCCACGCGGAGCCCATCGACTCCATCCAGAAGGCCGACGAGGTCCGGGCTTGGAGGGTGATCCGCACCGGGATCACCGACGACACGCTGGTTCCCCTCCTCGAAGCGCGCGGGGTCAGGGTTGCGGGGATGCCGCCCAACTGGCTCTCCGGCGTGCTGGGCTGGCTCCTCCCGCTCGCGCTGATCCTCCTATTCTGGTTCTGGATCCTGCGCCGGATGAACCCCACGCAGGGGGTGCTCACGGTGGGGAAGAGCCGCGCCCGGATCGTGGGCGAGGAGGGGACGGGGGTCACCTTCGACGACGTGGCCGGCGTGGACGAGGCGAAGCAGGAGCTGGTGGAGATCGTGGAGTTCCTGCGCACGCCGGAGAAGTTCGCCAACCTGGGGGCCAAGATCCCCAAGGGCGTGCTCCTGGTGGGTCCCCCGGGAACCGGGAAGACGCTGATCGCGCGGGCGGTGGCGGGGGAGGCGGGGGTCACCTTCTTCTCCATCTCCGGGGCGGAGTTCGTGGAGATGTTCGTGGGTGTGGGCGCGGCGCGGGTGCGCGACCTGTTCGCGCAGGCCAAGGCGCAGGCGCCGTGCATCATCTTCATCGACGAGCTGGACGCGCTGGGGAAGGCCCGCTCGCAGGGCGGGATCATGGGCGGGAACGACGAGCGGGAGCAGACGCTGAACCAGCTCCTGGTGGAGATGGACGGCTTCGACCCGCACATGGGCGTCATCATCATGGGCGCCACCAACCGCCCGGAGATCCTCGATCCGGCGCTCCTGCGCCCCGGCCGCTTCGACCGGCAGGTGCTGGTGGACCGCCCCGACGTGAACGGCCGGCTGGCGATCCTGCGGATCCACGCCAAGGACATCAAGCTGGCGCCCGACGTCCAGCTCGACCGGATCGCGCGGCGCACCCCCGGCTTCGT
This genomic window contains:
- the ftsH gene encoding ATP-dependent zinc metalloprotease FtsH, with protein sequence MGYLVFAFMALVAINYLLAGQGEKEILYSEFKEQVRAGHVKGVRLGEAVIHAEPIDSIQKADEVRAWRVIRTGITDDTLVPLLEARGVRVAGMPPNWLSGVLGWLLPLALILLFWFWILRRMNPTQGVLTVGKSRARIVGEEGTGVTFDDVAGVDEAKQELVEIVEFLRTPEKFANLGAKIPKGVLLVGPPGTGKTLIARAVAGEAGVTFFSISGAEFVEMFVGVGAARVRDLFAQAKAQAPCIIFIDELDALGKARSQGGIMGGNDEREQTLNQLLVEMDGFDPHMGVIIMGATNRPEILDPALLRPGRFDRQVLVDRPDVNGRLAILRIHAKDIKLAPDVQLDRIARRTPGFVGADLQNLLNEGALLAARRDKPAVTMREIDDAVDRIVAGLEKKNRLINDKERTIVAYHEAGHAIVAERVPTADPVHKISIIPRGVAALGYTQQLPTEDRYLLTKQELMDRVAVLLGGRVAEEIVFDEISTGAGNDLERVTDLARRMVTEYGMSRELGPINYSGPRRAQFLPGADGDGGGGNYSEDTARTIDREIHGIVEGTYSRVREILVADRDILEVLAQRLLEVEVVDEADLRRIMGLPPRTHEPSEDRVVETPPVRPDETQVLPASGGADAGGDEHQRPER